One part of the Vitis riparia cultivar Riparia Gloire de Montpellier isolate 1030 chromosome 15, EGFV_Vit.rip_1.0, whole genome shotgun sequence genome encodes these proteins:
- the LOC117932645 gene encoding beta-amyrin 28-monooxygenase-like: MQFALAAQRGNPERFINDRMNKYSPEVFRTSLMEENMAVMCGAPGNKFLFSNDNKLVTSWWHRSMKKILYFPSLFDNPTTQDQIKTPSFLPEFLKPEALKHYIAIMDLMAGMHIDMDWAPYREVKVFPLAKKYAFALSCRLFMKVDDPQCVARISHPFELIMAGFLSVPLDIPGTAFNRTIKARNIVHKELLAIINKRKMELAQKGNSAARDFLSHMLLEANKNGEIMSETEINTHLICLLLATHDSTSAVITFVLKYLEEFPSIYNEVLKEQMEIAKSKGPEEHLNWDDIQKMRYSWNVANETMRLTPPVQGAFREVIKNFTYAGFTIPKGWKTHWNVNTTHRNPKCFPDPEKFNPSRFEGREPEPFTFVPFGVGPRMCPGREYARAQVLVFIHNIVTKFKWERVDPNEKISYNPSPIPAKGFPICLQPLENIY, from the exons ATGCAGTTTGCCTTAGCAGCTCAAAGGGGAAATCCAGAGAGGTTCATAAATGATAGAATGAACAAGTACTCCCCTGAAGTATTCCGGACCTCCTTGATGGAAGAGAACATGGCTGTGATGTGTGGTGCACCGGGGAACAAGTTTCTCTTCTCCAATGACAATAAGCTTGTCACCTCGTGGTGGCACCGCTCCATGAAGAAGATTTTGTACTTCCCCTCGCTTTTTGATAACCCTACAACACAAGATCAGATCAAAACTCCTAGCTTTCTTCCAGAATTTCTCAAGCCAGAAGCTCTGAAACACTATATAGCCATCATGGATTTGATGGCAGGTATGCACATAGATATGGATTGGGCTCCTTATAGAGAAGTGAAGGTTTTTCCACTCGCAAAGAAGTATGCCTTCGCATTATCTTGCCGGTTGTTTATGAAGGTTGATGATCCTCAGTGTGTTGCCAGAATTTCTCATCCTTTCGAACTTATTATGGCTGGGTTCCTTTCTGTGCCTTTAGATATTCCTGGTACAGCATTCAACCGGACTATCAAAGCACGCAACATTGTCCACAAAGAGCTTCTagcaatcatcaacaagaggaAAATGGAATTAGCACAGAAAGGAAACTCAGCAGCCAGAGACTTTCTGTCCCACATGCTTTTAGAAGCAAATAAGAATGGTGAGATTATGAGTGAAACGGAGATCAATACTCACCTTATTTGTCTACTGCTGGCAACCCATGACAGCACAAGTGCGGTTATCACATTTGTTCTCAAGTATCTGGAAGAGTTTCCCAGTATCTATAATGAAGTCTTAAAAG AACAAATGGAGATCGCAAAGAGCAAGGGCCCAGAAGAACATCTGAACTGGGATGACATTCAAAAGATGAGATATTCTTGGAATGTGGCAAATGAAACAATGAGGCTAACGCCACCTGTTCAAGGCGCCTTTAGGGAAGTCATTAAAAACTTCACTTACGCAGGATTTACTATTCCAAAGGGATGGAAG ACACATTGGAACGTGAATACAACACACAGAAATCCCAAATGCTTTCCAGATCCTGAGAAATTTAATCCCTCAAGATTTGAAGGAAGAGAACCTGAACCATTCACTTTTGTACCCTTTGGGGTAGGACCTCGGATGTGCCCAGGAAGGGAATATGCTCGAGCTCAAGTACTTGTTTTCATACATAATATTGTGACGAAATTCAAATGGGAGAGAGTAGATCCAAACGAAAAGATTTCTTATAATCCATCTCCCATTCCAGCAAAGGGCTTCCCTATTTGCCTCCAGCCTctagaaaatatatattga
- the LOC117932600 gene encoding beta-amyrin 28-monooxygenase-like isoform X2, which yields MELEQKGDSATRDLLSHMLFASDENGNVKSEMEISTHVICLLLATHHTTSSVITFILKYLAEFPDVYSKVLKEQMEIAKSKGPAEFLKWDDIQKMKYTWNVANETMRLTPPVQGTFREAITDFTYAGFTIPKGWKMHWNVNTTHRDPKYFPDPEKFDPSRFEGKGPQPFTFVPFGGGPRMCPGREYARAQVLAFIHNVVTRFKWEKVDPSEKVAYNPSPIPSKGFPIRLQPLQNGFI from the exons ATGGAGTTAGAGCAGAAGGGAGACTCTGCTACTAGAGACCTATTGTCTCACATGCTCTTTGCGTCAGATGAAAATGGTAATGTTAAGAGTGAAATGGAGATCAGTACTCATGTTATTTGCCTGCTTCTTGCTACCCATCACACCACAAGTTCTGTTATCACATTCATCCTCAAGTACCTGGCCGAGTTCCCTGATGTCTATAGCAAAGTCTTAAAAG AGCAAATGGAGATTGCAAAGAGCAAAGGCCCAGCAGAGTTTCTGAAGTGGGATGACATTCAAAAGATGAAATATACTTGGAATGTGGCAAATGAAACAATGAGGCTAACCCCACCTGTGCAAGGAACTTTTAGGGAAGCCATCACTGACTTCACTTATGCAGGTTTTACAATTCCAAAGGGATGGAAG ATGCATTGGAATGTAAATACAACACATAGAGATCCCAAGTATTTTCCCGACCCCGAGAAGTTCGATCCCTCAAGGTTTGAAGGAAAAGGGCCTCAACCATTCACTTTTGTGCCTTTTGGGGGAGGGCCTCGGATGTGCCCCGGAAGGGAATATGCTCGAGCTCAAGTACTTGCATTCATACATAATGTGGTGACAAGATTCAAATGGGAGAAAGTAGATCCCAGTGAAAAGGTTGCATATAATCCATCACCCATTCCATCCAAGGGCTTCCCAATTCGCCTCCAGCCTCTACAAAATGGATTTATTTAA
- the LOC117932600 gene encoding beta-amyrin 28-monooxygenase-like isoform X1 yields the protein MGWPIIGETLDFALACQGGNPGRFVNDRMNKYSPQVFKTSLLEANMAVMCGASGNKFLFSNEDKLVVSWWQRSMKKILCFPSVFNEILTRDKFRPPTLLPEFLKPEALQHYIATMDSMASEHIELNWSPNREVKVFPLAKKYSFALAFRLFMSIVDPEYVEMISHPFQLLTEGFLSVPIDIPGTTFNRALKASKFIHNELLAIIRKRKMELEQKGDSATRDLLSHMLFASDENGNVKSEMEISTHVICLLLATHHTTSSVITFILKYLAEFPDVYSKVLKEQMEIAKSKGPAEFLKWDDIQKMKYTWNVANETMRLTPPVQGTFREAITDFTYAGFTIPKGWKMHWNVNTTHRDPKYFPDPEKFDPSRFEGKGPQPFTFVPFGGGPRMCPGREYARAQVLAFIHNVVTRFKWEKVDPSEKVAYNPSPIPSKGFPIRLQPLQNGFI from the exons ATGGGATGGCCAATCATAGGAGAAACTTTGGACTTTGCCTTGGCGTGTCAAGGGGGGAATCCAGGGAGATTCGTGAACGATAGAATGAACAAGTACTCCCCTCAAGTGTTCAAGACCTCCTTATTGGAAGCGAACATGGCTGTGATGTGCGGCGCTTCGGGGAACAAGTTTCTCTTCTCCAACGAGGACAAACTTGTAGTCTCATGGTGGCAGCGTTCAATGAAGAAGATTTTGTGCTTCCCATCTGTTTTCAACGAAATTTTAACCAGAGATAAGTTCAGACCCCCTACCTTACTTCCTGAATTTCTCAAGCCAGAAGCTCTGCAACACTACATAGCCACCATGGATTCGATGGCAAGCGAACACATCGAGTTGAATTGGTCTCCTAATAGAGAGGTAAAGGTTTTTCCGCTTGCAAAGAAGTACAGCTTCGCGTTGGCTTTCCGGCTGTTTATGAGCATTGTAGATCCTGAGTATGTTGAGATGATTTCTCATCCCTTCCAGCTTTTGACAGAAGGGTTCCTTTCTGTGCCTATAGATATTCCTGGGACGACATTCAACCGTGCTCTCAAAGCCAGCAAATTCATTCACAATGAGCTTCTAGCAATCATCAGAAAGCGAAAAATGGAGTTAGAGCAGAAGGGAGACTCTGCTACTAGAGACCTATTGTCTCACATGCTCTTTGCGTCAGATGAAAATGGTAATGTTAAGAGTGAAATGGAGATCAGTACTCATGTTATTTGCCTGCTTCTTGCTACCCATCACACCACAAGTTCTGTTATCACATTCATCCTCAAGTACCTGGCCGAGTTCCCTGATGTCTATAGCAAAGTCTTAAAAG AGCAAATGGAGATTGCAAAGAGCAAAGGCCCAGCAGAGTTTCTGAAGTGGGATGACATTCAAAAGATGAAATATACTTGGAATGTGGCAAATGAAACAATGAGGCTAACCCCACCTGTGCAAGGAACTTTTAGGGAAGCCATCACTGACTTCACTTATGCAGGTTTTACAATTCCAAAGGGATGGAAG ATGCATTGGAATGTAAATACAACACATAGAGATCCCAAGTATTTTCCCGACCCCGAGAAGTTCGATCCCTCAAGGTTTGAAGGAAAAGGGCCTCAACCATTCACTTTTGTGCCTTTTGGGGGAGGGCCTCGGATGTGCCCCGGAAGGGAATATGCTCGAGCTCAAGTACTTGCATTCATACATAATGTGGTGACAAGATTCAAATGGGAGAAAGTAGATCCCAGTGAAAAGGTTGCATATAATCCATCACCCATTCCATCCAAGGGCTTCCCAATTCGCCTCCAGCCTCTACAAAATGGATTTATTTAA